A window of the Nibribacter ruber genome harbors these coding sequences:
- a CDS encoding CPBP family intramembrane glutamic endopeptidase, protein MKGFIHPRLHPFVSLLLLTVFVIAGLFVGMFLAMVVNKALYGYGMMQMTEILQSPTDFPEGRQAMLLYQAITHLGGFTLGTLAFLKFNAQAPFSFLSPRTHVPAGLLLMSALLIVLIMPANSWLIEWNVNFKFPEFLRAFEQDAKATEERLRVLTEYLTRFETVGSLIFGLVVVAVIPAIGEELVFRGVAQQELARWFKNPHVGIWLAAFLFGAVHFQFYGFFPRMALGAVLGYLYLWSKNIWVPIVGHFMNNGFTVLFLYLHQRGTVDVEIESTEAMPWYWSLGSVVLSGAVLYVLQKGYNQVSQPAVNEDRF, encoded by the coding sequence ATGAAAGGTTTCATACACCCGCGTCTGCATCCATTTGTCTCTTTGTTGTTGCTGACGGTCTTTGTCATAGCAGGCTTGTTTGTGGGCATGTTCCTGGCCATGGTGGTGAACAAGGCGCTGTACGGCTACGGCATGATGCAGATGACCGAGATTCTGCAAAGCCCCACGGATTTTCCCGAAGGACGCCAGGCCATGTTGCTCTACCAGGCCATTACGCACCTGGGCGGTTTTACGCTGGGTACCCTGGCCTTCCTTAAATTCAACGCCCAGGCTCCTTTTTCATTTTTATCGCCGCGCACGCACGTACCCGCCGGGCTTTTGTTGATGAGCGCTCTGTTAATTGTCCTGATTATGCCGGCCAATTCCTGGCTGATTGAATGGAACGTCAATTTTAAGTTTCCGGAGTTTCTGAGAGCCTTTGAGCAGGACGCCAAAGCCACTGAAGAACGCCTGCGCGTACTGACCGAGTACCTGACCCGTTTTGAAACCGTGGGTTCCCTGATTTTTGGGTTAGTGGTGGTGGCCGTCATTCCGGCTATTGGCGAGGAGTTGGTCTTTAGGGGCGTGGCGCAGCAGGAGCTGGCGCGTTGGTTCAAAAATCCGCACGTGGGCATCTGGTTGGCGGCTTTCTTGTTTGGCGCGGTGCACTTTCAGTTCTATGGCTTCTTCCCGAGGATGGCCTTGGGCGCGGTGTTGGGCTATCTCTACTTATGGTCTAAGAACATCTGGGTGCCCATTGTGGGCCATTTTATGAACAACGGCTTCACGGTGCTTTTTCTGTACCTGCACCAGCGCGGAACGGTAGACGTAGAGATTGAATCTACAGAGGCCATGCCGTGGTATTGGTCCTTGGGTTCTGTGGTATTGAGCGGTGCCGTTTTGTACGTGCTGCAAAAAGGATACAACCAAGTAAGCCAACCGGCAGTAAACGAAGACCGTTTTTAG
- a CDS encoding phosphatidate cytidylyltransferase — protein sequence MEKPTKKPSSNLQQRIWAGAAGAALFVGGIYFSEWTFFLLFLALTVLGLLEFYRLLSVKGFQPNRAMGLLLGVGLYVLSFFIKQDQISSDWLFLLPPVMLLVLVAELYRKKEQPFTNIALTLTGVLYIAAPFSMLHVLAFLPDRYSWQIILGVMLLIWASDTGAYIAGKSFGRHKLFPRISPGKTWEGWIGGVILSLVVAYVLAMYFADLTLVQWLGVGALVSVFGVLGDLVESMLKRSLDVKDSGTLIPGHGGILDRFDSLILVVPFLVAFLELIH from the coding sequence ATGGAGAAACCAACCAAGAAACCTTCCAGCAATCTGCAACAGCGTATTTGGGCCGGGGCCGCGGGTGCTGCTCTTTTTGTGGGTGGCATTTACTTTAGCGAATGGACTTTTTTTCTGCTGTTCCTGGCCTTGACCGTTTTGGGTCTGCTGGAGTTCTACCGTCTGCTTTCTGTCAAAGGCTTTCAGCCTAACCGGGCCATGGGGCTGCTGTTGGGGGTGGGGCTGTATGTGCTCAGCTTCTTTATAAAGCAAGACCAGATCTCCAGTGACTGGCTGTTTTTGCTGCCGCCGGTCATGCTGCTGGTGCTGGTAGCTGAGCTGTACCGCAAGAAAGAGCAACCGTTCACCAACATCGCCTTGACCCTTACTGGCGTGCTCTACATTGCCGCGCCGTTCAGCATGCTGCACGTGCTGGCCTTCTTGCCAGACCGCTACAGCTGGCAGATAATATTAGGCGTTATGCTCTTGATCTGGGCCTCAGACACGGGCGCGTACATAGCGGGTAAGTCGTTTGGCAGGCACAAGCTGTTCCCCAGGATTTCGCCGGGCAAGACCTGGGAAGGCTGGATAGGCGGCGTCATCCTGTCTCTGGTGGTGGCGTATGTGCTGGCAATGTACTTTGCGGACCTGACTTTGGTGCAGTGGCTGGGCGTGGGCGCGTTGGTGTCTGTGTTTGGCGTACTGGGTGATCTGGTGGAGTCTATGCTCAAGCGCAGCCTGGACGTGAAAGACTCTGGTACGTTGATTCCCGGGCACGGCGGCATCTTGGATCGGTTTGACAGTTTGATATTGGTGGTGCCTTTTTTGGTGGCTT